The genomic window ggCTGTCAGGAGCCATGAGAGAATACAAAGTAGTCGTTTTAGGTTCTGGTGGAGTGGGGAAATCTGCCTTAACTGTACAGTTCGTTACCGGATCCTTTATAGAGAAATATGACCCGACAATAGAAGATTTCTACCGAAAGGAGATCGAGGTGGACTCTTCCCCTTCGGTGTTGGAAATATTGGACACGGCGGGGACCGAACAGTTCGCCTCCATGCGAGATTTGTATATCAAAAACGGACAGGGCTTTATACTTGTGTACAGTCTGGTAAACCAACAGAGCTTCCAAGATATCAAACCAATGAGGGATCAGATCATCCGCGTGAAAAGGTACGAGAAAGTGCCCATGATCTTGGTCGGGAACAAGGTGGATCTTGAAGGCGAGAGAGAGGTCTCTTCCGGCGAAGGCAAAGCCCTAGCGGACGAGTGGAATTGCCCGTTTATGGAAACTTCAGCCAAAAATAAAGGCTCGGTCGACGAACTGTTTGCAGAGATTGTTAGACAAATGAACTATGCTGCAGCGCCAAATGGAGACGACCAGTGCTGTTCGTCTTGTGTTATTctctaaaaaaatattttttaaagtttgcaATGGTGAGTGAGAAACTCATAATAGTGTATGGCTAAGTACGACCAAACGGCTAAAACTGGGACAGATTTGcttgaggacaaaaaaaaatacgaaCATGTCTCACAATGGGTAGTCCTCGCGTTAAATGCCATCAGTGTTCTGTGATGTCCTGTCATTTGTAAAAATAGAACTTTGAGTTATATTAAAACAGTGTTTACACTCTAGAATACTTGAATGTTCTGGAATCTAGAATTACGGACACTTTCAGTTTTTGATATATTGCCTATAGTGCCTAACTGTAGTCTATAGTATTTTGTCTCTTGCGACGCAAACGGACGTCCGTGTTTCatctttgtttgttctgttttggagGTGTGTTGCAGGAATTCTTAAATCTTGAGTTCTACGTGTCTCCCCCAATACCCCGGCTTTGGATGGAGCAAGGATTCCACaaggggaggaggaagagaccCCCACAGGAGTCAGTAACTCTTCAGGAATTCCGCTCGGTCGGAGAATGTTTGCAGCACACTCAATGTACACCATTGATGTCAACACAAGTGGCTGATCTATCGCTCCGCCCGTCTCAGTTTGCACTCACAACTGGAACCTAACCCTAACGCAAGAAGTGGAAACTGGGACGTAAGCACGAAGGTTTCTTCAGCGGACAAGGAGGACAAAAGGGGATTTTATATTATTTGCTGCACATGACTCAAATTCAAGGAGCGTCTGAAAACTGCTCTTTTCCAATAGTGAATCTTATGAACCGTAACGAAGCATATTTTTGTTCTGAATTTGGCGGCGGATGACGTCAAAATTTAAAACCACTTAACAGTGCCACCCCCTTTTTTCTTGAGTGTGCGCGAGGACCTTACTGTAACGACGTGGGGAAGTCGACTTTACGTCCTTGCATCGAGTGCCTTCCAAAATTAGCTGTTCAGAATTAGTGCCAATCTAAGAGGGTCTCCACAAGAATCTCATTAAATGGCAATCCAGAAAAGTACTTAAACCTGTTCCATTTGGTAAACTCTGTGCTTTAAAAGAGACAGGCCTAATGTCGAAGGAACAACAgtttcccctctttttcttgctttgtTTGGCCTTTCACTGAGGTCCTGttatgacatttgtttttcttctctaaaCTGGTCTGAGCATGGCCAAATATAGTTTGAAATATACCGGTACTGGAACCCCCATCCtgacacaacaccacaaaccatTTCTAGACCAGTTGAATCAGAtctgtttttccccttcatttttAACAAATGTGATGTACCATTGAAATTCTAATCTGATTGTACGTTAAATTTCGGACCAGCATTTtaacagctgtctgtctgtttaaaaaaaaaaaaaggacttttaatacaaaattcattttcaaaaattgtgctcagtgttttactctcttTCATGAGTTCTGTTCTTAGTCTGCTCTAACACAGTTAACATATGTTTTAGGTTAACAGAAGTGCTGATGTagcagatattttttttttaaaaaaattgtttttattgatgTGTCCAGTGTCGAATGTGTCCACAAAACTGTAAACTAGCAATTTtcttgtgtgcgtttgtgtgaatTTAACTACTGCACTGCTTGGTTTCAGAACTAGCTTGTTAGGTAGTTTTTGAAATAGCTACCCTAACTATGCCATTCAGCTGGGATTCGAACTGATATGGACAATTATGCTGCTAAGTGGAACTACTCTGATTGACGTGGCCTGTCTCCTGAGGCTGACTCTAATGACTCTAAAACTCTAACTGAAGATGAAGTCGTAAACAAATAGTGGTGTTGCGTGTGGATGGAACTTGGCAGGGAAGGTAATAAAGTGGTTGAGTACCAGGAGCAGGGTCATGTGACCTGAATAGgggtgctatgtgtgtgtgttggggagagtgAGTGACACCCCAAAACCACATTCTAGAAAGTGGGAATGATTGTTTGGATTGTCTGTGATCAAAGTAACACTTTTCAGAATTTGAAAAACTAAGTCATGTGAACAGTGACTCTTAAACATCTTTCATACGTGCAGAATTTTATTCGCAAAAGTTCTTTTCTATGGTCTTAAATAGCTTTATGTCTGCAAAAAAATTCAGgattttcttcagtgtttttttttttgttgttgttgctgctgttttatcTCAGGGCTTCCGTGTGATTCTATAATGACAGTTCTTTTGCACATCTTCATGGAGACATTTTGAGGTTAGCGGGCTGTAACTTGCTGCTGTACTGTACTGAGGCATTTGTGGCCTTAGGCTATCCTAGTAGCTGTAGAAAACGGCCTAGCTGTCTGCTGACTGGATGACTATGCTGGTGACTAAAAGCTAAAGTAGATGCAAAAGATGGCCCCCTGTACCCTGCTGGGGATGATACGCTCCAAGTTTGTTCATTGCCCTTCATTTTTTATGATGGTAAAACTCTTTTTAGAAGAAAAGACATGTTGCCGCTCTTTTTTGTCACTGAACTGGCTGGATGTAGTCTTATTAGTGTTCAATAATTGCTGCAGTTCCAAAGATGACTTTGGTGAGCTGTAAACATAGCTTTAAACATCATTTCAGGAAGGATGGCTTTTTAAACTGTATGAAAAGAGTGATGCTTTCGCTTCCTCAGCTGATTACCCAACATTTCATGGcccatgtgtttatttttactcCTCTTCGAGGGTTTGACTAACAGGAAGTAGTAGTCAGCTGGTTTAGTGCTATAGTCTCTGCTGATGACTCTGTAGTCACAAGTCTGCTGTCAGTGGTGTCATGTGgtcctgttgccatggatacagTAGCCTGGGGGTCTTCTGTGGAAAGGGTTTCTGGGTGggtttattttggggggggggtgcaaaaaTCCACCATATCAGCCTAGTTAGAGAGCTGCTGGAATTTAGAGTGCAGTGTTGTTGAAAGTGAGGAATTTTGCTGTACTTTGCTTTGACGAGGCTCAATATTTATGTTCAAACTAAGTTGAGAGAAACCAGTCAGATGAGTGAATAATGTAACCTTGGTCACTGAATATTGTACtgctctcattcacacaaatgAATATTGATTCACAAAGAGGAGACGCCTGGAGGTTGTTATGGCTGCGCTGATCTCTCGTACGATTTCTGATCCTGTCACTCTTTTGTCCCAATAATGAGACATGGCGTCTAAGCACAACCGTGTGTGTTACCGGAAGTCTTACAGCACAGCATGAGTGCAtgtgggtgatgtgtgtgtgtgtgtgtgtgtgtgtgcgcgtgtgtgtgtgtgagcttgctctctttctccctttcttcacttttctcttACAGTCTTAATCACTATTTAGGCCCCTGGTTGAATTAAagggttctctctcttctttgagATTGTGTTTTGTGGGTGCTGATTTGTTCTTTGAGACCAGTAAATGCTGAGAAAGACTTGCAGAGTTGCTGTTCCAGGTTTTCCTGTTTTAAACCAAATTGGTGCAGCAAAGATAACTAATCCCTGCTCTCACATTGTGTTTTAATATGATACTTCTATGGTTTAAGAAACTGAAGGTGGGAATTTCACATCCTGACATGCCATTAGTCTGTTTGGCTGTGAtataacagaaagagagagaaaaacacagagaaggtGTGGGCCCAAATGTATGTCATGTTCTTTGAACAACATCACCACAGCAACAGTCGGGTATTTCCCCTCCGTCAGTGACTGCGGGGGTCGAGAGGTAGATGTTTGTGAACGTTCAGAgacaacagtgacaaaaaagAGTTCTACTCCCACTTATGCAAACTGCCAATCATGTTGGAAGGCTTTTGTCTGGGGCTTAGAAAGAGCAATGAGTTTTAAAGATGTGTAGGTGACTGTGTATGGTAAGGACTGTCAGAGACCAGCCAATGAGAACGAGGGAATGCAGTCTGGAGCCATAATGTTAGCTGGAGCTGGGAATACCCTCAGATTCCGGGCATTTTTGGCATTCCTGGCGCGAGACTGTCCGGGCATGTTCTGAGGCACGGGCCCTGTGCGGAGAGGGGCTTTTATGCAGGGAGAGACGAAGAACAAAAAGATAGAAGGGCTTGTCCAAACACAACCCAGACGCCGCCCTATCACAACATGGCTGTGTCCCTCCGGCCTGCAAGAACTGACATTCTGCAGTACagagttgttttgtttgagtcCACTAGTGTTGATCCCGGTGTGGGACTTGTTGTTTAAAGAGGGCTACAGAGCTGTTGCGGTCTTGTCCTAGCATCTACTGCCATGTGGATATGTGTAAACATTGAAGGTGGATAAAGCTGAGTTCAGAAACGTTAGTTCTGGATTGTTCTCAGACCTCTGAACTTCAGTCTGAATTCAGCTAATGGAATCTCAGCATTCTGCcctgtttcactctctgtgaTACGAGGTCTGCTTGTAGAATTAGGGATTTTGTTGTCTCAGCCTAAAAGAATTGTCATAATCTTGCCATGGGTAAAGCTATGAGCGATACTGAACAGCGGTTTCTGTTTTGACTGCTTTCTCTGGCAGTTTTGCTTTCGTTTCGCAATTGTTTCTTCAAAAGAACAgcaggtttttttcctctctgtaggTTAGAGAAGGAGGGTGTGGCTCCCCACTGGAGTGACAGTGACATATCACATCAGTTCCCTGTTTTCAACATTCTCTGTGAATAAGTCGGCGTTACGTTCTCTGTTATGATTTTGTATGTGCATTTCTGGTTAATTCCATCTGGTTAATTCAGTTTCATGGGTGTCATTACATTCAGTTACATGACTCGACAAAAATCAGACAATAACTCCCGTGTTGATATAAGATCAGCTTCGTTTAGaggcatatgtatatatgtatgtatatatatatataatatagaACCCTGCTTCTGTCTCATGAATGAACATGTTATGAAGCCATGCTCTTCTGTCCTTTTGAAGTGTTGATCCACAGGTGGATTACTGTTCTGTTTGACCATGATCCTGTTTGTCTTGTGAGGGGTCAGAGATGTATCTGTCACCAGCTATAACAGTCTTCAATGTTGCCATGGAGGCTAGCAGATGTTGGATGAACTAGAGAGAACTTGTCAGGTTTTTATGGTAGACGGGTCGGGTAGGTGGGGCGGTTGAATCTTTAAGAGTACCATGAATTTTGTGCCATGAAACAGCAGTTGTGAATATTAGTGTCATGATATGAGTAACACACCCATGATGCCATACTGCACCCACAGCTGCTACCCCTGAGGACAAAGGTCAtgtgacccccaccccccaccccctccgaTGGCGACTCAGCAACCCCCGTCAGGTTCAGAGCAACCGTAGGCCAACAGATGATCATGTCAGGACATGCCCTGGATCCTGTGCTCCCAGCCTGgcccccacctccctctcctcttcctccttctccttttttcttcctatCAGACATATGACGAAGGCATTCAGAGAGACGTGCTTTGTGGTCTGCTCCAGTTAAGACTGGGACAGTGAGATGAGTGGGTAGTGTGGAGGTGGACATGGGAGGTGTTTGTCTGGACACATTAGGGCTGTGCTGGTATAGTGCCGTGTGTTAACGATGGGATTGAGCAGGGCTGTGTGAGACTGATCATTCACTGGGGTTTGATCTACACTCGGAGTTATACATCGTCATGaggttctgttttgttctgtgtgaccCAGTGGCGGTAAATACTGCAATCAGCTTACTGCAGTATTTGAGATATGTAGTAGAGGAAGATGATACTGAGGAATGATTGTGTCACAttctttttggtgtgtgtgttgcgtaACTCAGATTTGGATAGCATAGGTTGTGCagtctgtaagtgtgtttgtgtctctatgtgtgtgtgtttaaggactGCTCTTCCTTCTGTACCACTGCCAGAAAAGTAGGAGAAAGATCAGAGACAGTttcaaaaaaaggagagagagagattgtcctctccatttctcatcTCATTTTGGCAGGCAGGAATGTTTTTGCTTGTTCATCAAACAGGCAACATTTATTCAATGGCTCTTTTGTAAACTGCCTCTTCAGAGTTCAAAACCAGTGTCTTAGGAGTAAAATACTGTGCaattactcctctctctctctctctccttatgtAAATGTTTGAACGTGTGCAGTTTACACATGTCTTGTCTGTTCACATAAGCCTTGTCTGATTTTCCCATGTCACTACTGTAAACGAgttaggaagagagagatggggactATGAGTTGGCTTGCACACGAACGGTGTTCATCTCATCTGTTCCCTGTTTttcccttcctcctcttctcacagttactgagacagaggagacgTCTTGTTCCCCTCTGTCTAAGACACCTCCCCCCTTGTCTGGTCACAGTACTACTCCCCCACAAGGCCACACCCCAAAACATCACGCTCTATCACAACTGCTAAGAGAGCTGCTTCATTCTTTAATGACTtgcatgtgttctgtgtttttactctcgttcattcttcctctttttttttttttttttaattttgcataCATAAGGAATGTGGTTTTATTAGATTATTCTGTAGTGTACAGAACTAGCAGCGACATCACAAAAAGAATGTCTCATTGTTGCGGAGTGCCTGCAGGATATGTagaactgctctctgtgtggGTCACAGAGTTAACAGGAACTACAGAACGTCCCATACAGAGTTTTTAATGGCTCTTGGTTTTCAGTACTGATTGACCAATTATAATACTCGTGGTGTTCAGGAGTTCATTGATTGGCTTTCCAAAAGAGTGCACAACAGCCACCATGCTTTTACACAACTCCTCCCAGCACCAAGTCCTTATGTAGGAAGTtgaatgtgtcatttaaaaaatggtGCCTACCttagagggtttgtgtgtgtgtgtgtgattcctctccaCCTCATTGAGAACGGCTCCTGGAGAAGCCACAGAATGGATGGCAGTCTTAACCTACTATCCTGGCAGGAAAGCCTGTCCAAACACGATGGAGGAGTGCATTCTCATACCACAGGGACCCTGGGCCAGAAGCAACCAAACTCTGACTCATCATTATCTCCCATTTCCACTGAAAGTTtcactctgtccctccctctctctctctctctctctctctctctctctctctctctatagtaGTAAGAGAGTGGAATTCCCTTTAAAAATCTCTTGGGAAATTTAAGTGCTTATTTTAACATGTGTTGTTTGGGAAGCTATAGGATGGACATGTAACAGGAAGTGCATTGCTTGCGACGCTCCTAGGTCTGGTGTCTATGGCAACCATATGCTTAGATCTACCTGCCCATCAGCAGAGCACCCTCAGCCACTGAGCGTTTAGACTAACACCCCTCAGTCTGCTTTTAATGTTTCAGATGTTTGGATCTCTGACCACCGTCTGCTTTGTCATGCCTGCTCATCTAGTAACCAGGCtccagggtggtgtgtgtgtgcgcagtgGAGGGAGAGGAGCAAGTGATTGGGAGAGAGATTTGTCTGTTCTGGATTGTGGGATTGCTATGTTTTTGTCTGCTTATAACTTGGTGCGACCAGTTTGTGTCTATGTACTCTTTATGCAATGACAGAGAATTAAGAACAACCAATAGCATCTCTTTTAAGAGATGTTGTGAGATTATTCCGAGTTTGATTTCTGTAGGCCTGCAGCATGAATGGTGTCTTTACAGAGaacgtctttgtgtgtgtgtgtgtgtgcgcgcgcatccATGCTGAATGTGCACAAACgagagggtgtttgtgtgtgtgtgtgtttgtcagcatCTATGCTGAATCCGCACAaacgagagagagtgtgtgtgtgtgtgtgtgcgcgtgcgtgcgtgcatgtgtgtgtgtgtgtgtgtgtgtgtgtgtgctgcttgCATTCCCCAGGACTGTGATCCTAGCGCTGAGCAGGAAGGGTGGCTCCATTTGAGACTTCCTGTCTTACTCTGTGACTCACAGCTGAGTTGTAGaaactgtctctttctttgctccttctctctgtctctcttcaacAGTGGAGGGACAGAGGAGCTCTGCCCCTTCTCAGCGACATGTCCATGATGGAACCGTAGTTCTGTATTCAGGGGAGACAAGGAACTGAataggtcaaaggtcaacgGAGGACAGGATGGTACCGTGACATACAGGATAactgccaaaacaaaagaaacacttaAGTATAAGTAAGggtaaatgtaaatgagagaTACAGGGTATACTGTAGTCAGGTCACACAGTGTCCTCACAGGGGTAACTCTTGTGTTAATTAATCAGTGAACATCCCAGTTTGCTTTGGTGAAATGCAGCCATGTTGCTCGCTGTGGTTGTTATAGCAAAACAGTGagatgtcagtgaccttgactgaTGGGTGATTGTTAGAGCACGTGTGACTGGAGCTTTAGTGAGGAAGATTGTTCAACTTGCTATTTGCATCGAAGTCTGAGAGAAAGATACCATCAAATAGAGacagctacagaaaaaaaaaacgtccacAGCTGTGACGTCTATGCCTTGGATAAAGTGAGACATGCAAGCAAATCTGAATCAGTTAACGACAAATACCGTTCCAGAACTTGTGTAGGCACTTTCACTAAGAAAAGTCTGGTTTTTAAGAATAAACATACAAAATTCATGTGTCATCGTGTTTCTGAGTAAAGTCATTAAAAGAAGCGACAACGGTCGAAGGAGTTGTCCATCTCtcaataaacagacagtgtCCGTCGCTCTGGTCTCAATGCGTAGACAGGAGCATATGTGAAATTTACCCAAAGAAATCtacagaaatatatttattttgtacagtgAAAGTTCTTGATGACTGCAATGGTTGTGGGTTGCATTTTGGTATAGTTT from Chanos chanos chromosome 2, fChaCha1.1, whole genome shotgun sequence includes these protein-coding regions:
- the LOC115830205 gene encoding ras-related protein Rap-2b, whose amino-acid sequence is MREYKVVVLGSGGVGKSALTVQFVTGSFIEKYDPTIEDFYRKEIEVDSSPSVLEILDTAGTEQFASMRDLYIKNGQGFILVYSLVNQQSFQDIKPMRDQIIRVKRYEKVPMILVGNKVDLEGEREVSSGEGKALADEWNCPFMETSAKNKGSVDELFAEIVRQMNYAAAPNGDDQCCSSCVIL